A window of Ictalurus furcatus strain D&B chromosome 18, Billie_1.0, whole genome shotgun sequence contains these coding sequences:
- the LOC128622724 gene encoding odorant receptor 131-2-like, translating into MSDTLTFVDMQTMRLAFTGERIFKMFLVVSTHLLVIYVNIIMLFTLRTKAIFCETPRYILFAHMLLNDTIHLVLALVLYMLSSFYLLVVRAVCAFIVLVSTSTFVNAPLNLAVMSLERYTAICFPLRHSELATPARASMAVALVWVLGISDVLTDVCALFLLAEPSFYLSPAVCTITQLMVAPWQQGRSVIFKILLFVMVAIVLLYTYVAILLQARAISSDTTSAHKALRTVVLHAVQLGLSLMSFLYEYIESLIVSLPLDVYKQLHFLNFFVVLILPRCLSSIIYGLRDETFRPLFKQNFFYCCKNRVVPLEAFTKH; encoded by the coding sequence ATGTCAGACACTTTGACCTTTGTTGATATGCAGACCATGAGACTGGCTTTTACAGGCGAGAGGATCTTTAAAATGTTCCTAGTGGTATCCACACACTTACTTGTAATTTATGTTAACATTATAATGCTGTTCACACTACGCACCAAGGCCATCTTCTGTGAGACACCACGCTACATCCTCTTTGCCCACATGCTCCTGAATGACACCATTCACCTGGTGCTCGCTCTGGTGCTCTACATGCTCAGTTCCTTCTATCTACTGGTGGTGCGTGCTGTCTGTGCCTTCATCGTGCTGGTGTCTACGTCGACATTTGTTAATGCGCCACTAAACCTGGCCGTCATGTCCTTGGAGAGGTACACAGCCATCTGCTTCCCTTTGCGACACAGCGAGTTGGCTACCCCAGCGCGAGCGAGCATGGCTGTAGCTCTGGTGTGGGTTTTGGGCATCAGTGATGTGCTAACTGATGTGTGTGCTCTCTTCCTCCTCGCAGAGCCATCATTCTACTTGTCTCCTGCAGTGTGTACCATCACGCAGCTCATGGTGGCACCCTGGCAGCAGGGCAGGAGTGTGATATTCAAAATCTTGCTCTTTGTCATGGTGGCCATTGTGTTGCTCTATACGTATGTAGCTATCCTGCTGCAGGCACGTGCCATCTCCTCTGACACCACTTCTGCCCATAAGGCCTTGCGCACTGTAGTACTGCACGCAGTGCAGCTTGGCCTCTCACTAATGTCTTTCCTCTACGAGTATATAGAGTCCCTTATTGTGAGCCTGCCACTTGACGTATACAAACAGCTGCACTTCCTCAACTTCTTTGTAGTGCTGATCCTGCCACGCTGCCTCAGCTCAATCATCTATGGCCTGAGGGACGAGACCTTCAGGCCACTGTTCAAACAGAACTTCTTCTACTGCTGTAAAAACAGAGTTGTGCCTTTAGAGGCTTTTACAAAACACTGA
- the ddx46 gene encoding probable ATP-dependent RNA helicase DDX46 isoform X2 — protein sequence MLAKQKQKRRETVVQFTDSMGRESRHYRKRSSSRGRSGSRSKSRSPDSKRVKKEDRARERGRRERSRSRERRRSRSRDRKRQRRSRSRERKRSRSRERRRSRSRSKGRSKEKSDGGEQSADKKKKEEKEEERVEDDFDQTTLEEEMRKRKERVEKWREEQRKKAMENIGEIKKELEEMKQGKKWSLEDDDDDDEEGPASVDQEGEEDEDKEKDGKVEEAEVMEEEGGEELDPLDAYMEEVKEEVKKFNMGTMKGGNDKKGGMTVTKVVTVVKTKKIPYITKKKGELMENDQDAMEYSSEEEEVDLQTALTGFQTKQRKILEPVDHQKIQYESYRKNFYVEVPELTKMTPEEVNEYRLELEGILVKGKGCPKPVKTWVQCGTSMKVLNALKKHNYEKPTPIQAQAIPAIMSGRDLIGIAKTGSGKTIAFLLPMFRHILDQRPLEEGEGPIATIMTPTRELALQITKECKKFSKPLGLRVVCVYGGTGISEQIAELKRGAEIIVCTPGRMIDMLGANSGRVTNLRRVTYVVVDEADRMFDMGFEPQVMRIVDNVRPDRQTVMFSATFPRVMEALARRILNKPIEVQVGGRSVVCSDVEQHVIVIEEEKKFLKLLEILGHYQEKGSVIIFVDKQEHADGLLKDLMKASYPCMSLHGGIDQYDRDSIINDFKSGACRLMVATSVAARGLDVKHLILVVNYNCPNHYEDYVHRAGRTGRAGNKGHAYTFITQDQVRYAGDIIKALELSGSSVPPELEQLWATFKEQQKAEGKSIKSSSGFSGKGFKFDETEHALANERKKLQKAALGLHDSDDEDTALDIDEQIESMFNSKKRVKDLAAPGGSAPSGSGLTVSAAGLGGLTAPSAGNIQKLEIAKKLALKINAQKNLGAEAQDVMQQATNAIMRGGTMIAPSISAKTIAEQLAEKINAKLNYTPIEKLEEERQNAEQAESVKRYEEELEINDFPQTARWKVTSKEALQRIGEYSEAAITIRGTYFPPGKEPKEGERKIYLAIESANELAVQKAKAEITRLIKEELIRLQNSYQPTAKGRYKVL from the exons ATGTTGGCGAAGCAGAAACAAAAACGTCGTGAAACAGTTGTACAGTTTACAGACAGTATGGGACGGGAGTCTCG ACATTACCGGAAGCGCTCATCGTCACGAGGACGCTCAGGCAGTCGCTCTAAAAGCCGCTCTCCTGACTCTAAGCGAGTGAAGAAAGAGGATCGAGCACGTGAGCGGGGACGCAGGGAACGATCACGCAGCAGAGAGCGGAGGAGATCACGCTCCAGAGACCGCAAGAGACAGAg GCGGTCTCGGAGTCGTGAGCGTAAACGCTCCAGAAGTCGTGAGCGCAGGAGATCGAGGAGCCGCAGTAAAGGGCGAAg CAAGGAGAAGTCAGATGGTGGTGAGCAGTCAGCagataagaagaagaaagaggagaaggaagaggagCGAGTGGAggat GACTTTGACCAGACGACACtggaggaggagatgaggaagaggaaggagcGGGTAGAGAAATGGAGGGAGGAGCAGAGGAAGAAGGCCATGGAGAACATTGGCGAGATCAAAAAGGAGCTCGAAGAGATGAAACAGGGCAAGAAGTGGAGCctggaggatgatgatg atgatgatgaagagggtCCGGCCTCAGTGGATcaagagggagaggaggacgAAGATAAGGAGAAGGACGGGAAGGTGGAGGAAGCAgaggtgatggaggaggagggaggggaaGAGCTTGACCCCCTGGATGCCTACATGGAGGAAGTGAAGGAGGAAGTGAAGAAGTTCAACATGGGCACTATGAAGGGAGGAAACGACAAA AAAGGAGGCATGACTGTGACAaaggtggtgacggtggtgaagACGAAGAAGATTCCTTACATCACCAAAAAGAAAGGAGAGTTAATGGAGAATGATCAGGATGCCATGGAG taTTCGtcagaggaggaggaagtggacCTGCAAACGGCTCTCACCGGCTTCCAGACCAAACAGCGGAAAATTCTGGAGCCTGTTGATCATCAGAAAATCCAGTACGAATCCTACCGCAAGAATTTCTACGTAGAAGTTCCTGAGCTGACCAAAATGACACCGGAGG aggtGAATGAGTATCGTCTGGAGCTTGAGGGAATCTTGGTGAAGGGGAAAGGCTGTCCCAAACCCGTAAAGACCTGGGTGCagtgtggaacatccatgaaggTCTTAAATGCCCTTAAAAA GCATAACTACGAGAAGCCTACGCCCATCCAGGCTCAGGCCATTCCCGCCATCATGTCCGGACGTGACCTCATCGGCATTGCCAAAACAGGAAGTGGGAAAACCATCGCATTCCTGCTGCCAATGTTTCGCCATATTTTAGACCAACGACCCTtagaggagggggaggggcctATCg CGACAATCATGACGCCAACACGTGAGCTCGCTCTGCAGATCACTAAAGAGTGTAAAAAGTTCTCCAAGCCACTGGGGCtcagagtggtgtgtgtgtacggtgGAACAGGCATCAGCGAGCAG atAGCAGAGCTGAAGCGTGGAGCTGAAATCATTGTCTGCACTCCTGGTCGAATGATCGACATGCTGGGAGCCAACAGTG GACGAGTCACGAACCTGCGCAGAGTCACATATGTCGTAGTCGACGAAGCTGATCGAATGTTTGATATGGGTTTTGAACCGCAG gtaatGCGCATAGTGGATAATGTGCGGCCGGATCGTCAGACAGTGATGTTTTCAGCAACATTTCCTCGAGTGATGGAGGCTTTAGCTCGCCGTATCCTCAACAAACCAATCGAGGTTCAGGTTGGGGGAAGGAGCGTGGTGTGTTCAGATGTGGAGCAGCATGTG attGTGattgaggaggagaagaagttCCTGAAGCTGTTGGAgattttgggtcattatcaggAGAAAGGCtcagtgattatttttgtaGATAAACAGGAACACGCAGACGGCTTGCTGAAAGACCTGATGAAGGCCTCGTACCCCTGCATGTCTCTGCATGGAG GAATCGATCAGTATGATCGGGATAGTATAATAAACGATTTTAAGAGTGGGGCGTGTCGGCTGATGGTGGCCACATCGGTGGCAGCGAGAGGCCTGGACGTAAAGCATCTCATTCTAGTGGTGAACTACAACTGTCCCAATCATTATGAGGACTATGTCCACCGTGCCGGGAGGACTGGCAGAGCTGGAAATAAG GGCCACGCATACACGTTTATCACTCAGGATCAGGTGCGATATGCAGGTGACATCATTAAAGCTCTGGAGTTGTCAGGGTCTTCAGTTCCTCCTGAACTCGAGCAGCTTTGGGCTACCTTCAAGGAGCAGCAGAAAGCG gagggGAAGAGTATTAAGAGCAGCAGTGGGTTTTCAGGGAAAGGCTTTAAGTTCGATGAGACTGAACATGCTCTGGCTAACGAAAGGAAGAAACTCCAGAAAGCGGCGCTTGGTCTTCATGACTCAGACGACGAGGACACAGCACTGGAT ATAGATGAGCAGATCGAAAGCATGTTTAACTCTAAGAAGCGTGTGAAGGACTTGGCGGCTCCGGGGGGTTCTGCACCGTCAGGTTCAGGACTCACTGTTTCTGCTGCAGGACTTGGTGGTCTCACTGCACCTTCAGCTGGAAACATTCAGAAACTTGAGATCGCCAAGAAACTGGCACTGAAGATCAACGCACAGAAAAACCTCGGCGCAGAAGCTCAG GACGTAATGCAACAGGCCACTAACGCCATCATGAGGGGTGGGACCATGATCGCACCCTCCATCTCCGCTAAGACCATTGCCGAGCAGCTTGCAGAGAAAATCAATGCCAAGCTGAACTACACACCCATCGAGAAACTGGAGGAGGAGCGACAGAATGCTGAACAGGCAGAGAGTGTCAAGAGGTatgaagaggagctggagatcAACGACTTTCCCCAG ACGGCGAGGTGGAAGGTGACGTCTAAAGAGGCTCTGCAGAGGATTGGCGAATATTCAGAGGCTGCCATCACCATCAGAGGGACATACTTCCCTCCTGGGAAAGAGCCCAAAGAGGGAGAACGCAAGATTTACCTCGCCATCGAGA GTGCAAATGAGTTGGCGGTGCAGAAAGCAAAAGCAGAAATCACACGGCTCATCAAAGAAGAGCTCATACGCTTG CAAAACTCGTACCAGCCGACAGCCAAAGGCCGATACAAAGTTCTGTAG
- the ddx46 gene encoding probable ATP-dependent RNA helicase DDX46 isoform X1, whose protein sequence is MLAKQKQKRRETVVQFTDSMGRESRHYRKRSSSRGRSGSRSKSRSPDSKRVKKEDRARERGRRERSRSRERRRSRSRDRKRQRRSRSRERKRSRSRERRRSRSRSKGRSKEKSDGGEQSADKKKKEEKEEERVEDQDFDQTTLEEEMRKRKERVEKWREEQRKKAMENIGEIKKELEEMKQGKKWSLEDDDDDDEEGPASVDQEGEEDEDKEKDGKVEEAEVMEEEGGEELDPLDAYMEEVKEEVKKFNMGTMKGGNDKKGGMTVTKVVTVVKTKKIPYITKKKGELMENDQDAMEYSSEEEEVDLQTALTGFQTKQRKILEPVDHQKIQYESYRKNFYVEVPELTKMTPEEVNEYRLELEGILVKGKGCPKPVKTWVQCGTSMKVLNALKKHNYEKPTPIQAQAIPAIMSGRDLIGIAKTGSGKTIAFLLPMFRHILDQRPLEEGEGPIATIMTPTRELALQITKECKKFSKPLGLRVVCVYGGTGISEQIAELKRGAEIIVCTPGRMIDMLGANSGRVTNLRRVTYVVVDEADRMFDMGFEPQVMRIVDNVRPDRQTVMFSATFPRVMEALARRILNKPIEVQVGGRSVVCSDVEQHVIVIEEEKKFLKLLEILGHYQEKGSVIIFVDKQEHADGLLKDLMKASYPCMSLHGGIDQYDRDSIINDFKSGACRLMVATSVAARGLDVKHLILVVNYNCPNHYEDYVHRAGRTGRAGNKGHAYTFITQDQVRYAGDIIKALELSGSSVPPELEQLWATFKEQQKAEGKSIKSSSGFSGKGFKFDETEHALANERKKLQKAALGLHDSDDEDTALDIDEQIESMFNSKKRVKDLAAPGGSAPSGSGLTVSAAGLGGLTAPSAGNIQKLEIAKKLALKINAQKNLGAEAQDVMQQATNAIMRGGTMIAPSISAKTIAEQLAEKINAKLNYTPIEKLEEERQNAEQAESVKRYEEELEINDFPQTARWKVTSKEALQRIGEYSEAAITIRGTYFPPGKEPKEGERKIYLAIESANELAVQKAKAEITRLIKEELIRLQNSYQPTAKGRYKVL, encoded by the exons ATGTTGGCGAAGCAGAAACAAAAACGTCGTGAAACAGTTGTACAGTTTACAGACAGTATGGGACGGGAGTCTCG ACATTACCGGAAGCGCTCATCGTCACGAGGACGCTCAGGCAGTCGCTCTAAAAGCCGCTCTCCTGACTCTAAGCGAGTGAAGAAAGAGGATCGAGCACGTGAGCGGGGACGCAGGGAACGATCACGCAGCAGAGAGCGGAGGAGATCACGCTCCAGAGACCGCAAGAGACAGAg GCGGTCTCGGAGTCGTGAGCGTAAACGCTCCAGAAGTCGTGAGCGCAGGAGATCGAGGAGCCGCAGTAAAGGGCGAAg CAAGGAGAAGTCAGATGGTGGTGAGCAGTCAGCagataagaagaagaaagaggagaaggaagaggagCGAGTGGAggat CAGGACTTTGACCAGACGACACtggaggaggagatgaggaagaggaaggagcGGGTAGAGAAATGGAGGGAGGAGCAGAGGAAGAAGGCCATGGAGAACATTGGCGAGATCAAAAAGGAGCTCGAAGAGATGAAACAGGGCAAGAAGTGGAGCctggaggatgatgatg atgatgatgaagagggtCCGGCCTCAGTGGATcaagagggagaggaggacgAAGATAAGGAGAAGGACGGGAAGGTGGAGGAAGCAgaggtgatggaggaggagggaggggaaGAGCTTGACCCCCTGGATGCCTACATGGAGGAAGTGAAGGAGGAAGTGAAGAAGTTCAACATGGGCACTATGAAGGGAGGAAACGACAAA AAAGGAGGCATGACTGTGACAaaggtggtgacggtggtgaagACGAAGAAGATTCCTTACATCACCAAAAAGAAAGGAGAGTTAATGGAGAATGATCAGGATGCCATGGAG taTTCGtcagaggaggaggaagtggacCTGCAAACGGCTCTCACCGGCTTCCAGACCAAACAGCGGAAAATTCTGGAGCCTGTTGATCATCAGAAAATCCAGTACGAATCCTACCGCAAGAATTTCTACGTAGAAGTTCCTGAGCTGACCAAAATGACACCGGAGG aggtGAATGAGTATCGTCTGGAGCTTGAGGGAATCTTGGTGAAGGGGAAAGGCTGTCCCAAACCCGTAAAGACCTGGGTGCagtgtggaacatccatgaaggTCTTAAATGCCCTTAAAAA GCATAACTACGAGAAGCCTACGCCCATCCAGGCTCAGGCCATTCCCGCCATCATGTCCGGACGTGACCTCATCGGCATTGCCAAAACAGGAAGTGGGAAAACCATCGCATTCCTGCTGCCAATGTTTCGCCATATTTTAGACCAACGACCCTtagaggagggggaggggcctATCg CGACAATCATGACGCCAACACGTGAGCTCGCTCTGCAGATCACTAAAGAGTGTAAAAAGTTCTCCAAGCCACTGGGGCtcagagtggtgtgtgtgtacggtgGAACAGGCATCAGCGAGCAG atAGCAGAGCTGAAGCGTGGAGCTGAAATCATTGTCTGCACTCCTGGTCGAATGATCGACATGCTGGGAGCCAACAGTG GACGAGTCACGAACCTGCGCAGAGTCACATATGTCGTAGTCGACGAAGCTGATCGAATGTTTGATATGGGTTTTGAACCGCAG gtaatGCGCATAGTGGATAATGTGCGGCCGGATCGTCAGACAGTGATGTTTTCAGCAACATTTCCTCGAGTGATGGAGGCTTTAGCTCGCCGTATCCTCAACAAACCAATCGAGGTTCAGGTTGGGGGAAGGAGCGTGGTGTGTTCAGATGTGGAGCAGCATGTG attGTGattgaggaggagaagaagttCCTGAAGCTGTTGGAgattttgggtcattatcaggAGAAAGGCtcagtgattatttttgtaGATAAACAGGAACACGCAGACGGCTTGCTGAAAGACCTGATGAAGGCCTCGTACCCCTGCATGTCTCTGCATGGAG GAATCGATCAGTATGATCGGGATAGTATAATAAACGATTTTAAGAGTGGGGCGTGTCGGCTGATGGTGGCCACATCGGTGGCAGCGAGAGGCCTGGACGTAAAGCATCTCATTCTAGTGGTGAACTACAACTGTCCCAATCATTATGAGGACTATGTCCACCGTGCCGGGAGGACTGGCAGAGCTGGAAATAAG GGCCACGCATACACGTTTATCACTCAGGATCAGGTGCGATATGCAGGTGACATCATTAAAGCTCTGGAGTTGTCAGGGTCTTCAGTTCCTCCTGAACTCGAGCAGCTTTGGGCTACCTTCAAGGAGCAGCAGAAAGCG gagggGAAGAGTATTAAGAGCAGCAGTGGGTTTTCAGGGAAAGGCTTTAAGTTCGATGAGACTGAACATGCTCTGGCTAACGAAAGGAAGAAACTCCAGAAAGCGGCGCTTGGTCTTCATGACTCAGACGACGAGGACACAGCACTGGAT ATAGATGAGCAGATCGAAAGCATGTTTAACTCTAAGAAGCGTGTGAAGGACTTGGCGGCTCCGGGGGGTTCTGCACCGTCAGGTTCAGGACTCACTGTTTCTGCTGCAGGACTTGGTGGTCTCACTGCACCTTCAGCTGGAAACATTCAGAAACTTGAGATCGCCAAGAAACTGGCACTGAAGATCAACGCACAGAAAAACCTCGGCGCAGAAGCTCAG GACGTAATGCAACAGGCCACTAACGCCATCATGAGGGGTGGGACCATGATCGCACCCTCCATCTCCGCTAAGACCATTGCCGAGCAGCTTGCAGAGAAAATCAATGCCAAGCTGAACTACACACCCATCGAGAAACTGGAGGAGGAGCGACAGAATGCTGAACAGGCAGAGAGTGTCAAGAGGTatgaagaggagctggagatcAACGACTTTCCCCAG ACGGCGAGGTGGAAGGTGACGTCTAAAGAGGCTCTGCAGAGGATTGGCGAATATTCAGAGGCTGCCATCACCATCAGAGGGACATACTTCCCTCCTGGGAAAGAGCCCAAAGAGGGAGAACGCAAGATTTACCTCGCCATCGAGA GTGCAAATGAGTTGGCGGTGCAGAAAGCAAAAGCAGAAATCACACGGCTCATCAAAGAAGAGCTCATACGCTTG CAAAACTCGTACCAGCCGACAGCCAAAGGCCGATACAAAGTTCTGTAG
- the camlg gene encoding calcium signal-modulating cyclophilin ligand, translated as MEAEISTPEERGVSAAQRRAEIRRRKLLMNSEQRMNRIVGFNKNDGENSEVQRVTEPRFHLDLDRNECFSSSVSTKRVSPFVSEARSDGSVLDERREEEGEDTERGVRLRPRGETSSEERSRSPRRGINTYLSRFDDAIKLRGQLTSEKASQESSTDVDEFDSFRLFRLLGSVVLAVCVRIFVCHYLSIFAPFLTLELAYMGLYKYFPKVDRKMKTTVLSAALLLSGIPAEVISRSAETYRTMGDVFSDLCVYFFTFITCHEIITAFSSHST; from the exons ATGGAGGCTGAGATCTCGACGCcggaggagagaggagtgagCGCGGCGCAGAGACGAGCAGAAATCCGCCGCAGGAAACTCTTAATGAACTCCGAGCAGAGGATGAACAGAATAGTGGGCTTTAATAAAAATGACGGAGAAAACAGCG aAGTCCAGCGTGTAACAGAGCCACGGTTCCATCTGGACTTGGACAGGAACGAATGTTTCTCCTCCTCTGTGTCCACTAAAAGGGTGTCTCCGTTTGTCTCAGAGGCCCGGAGCGACGGATCCGTGTTAGATgagaggagggaggaggagggggaggataCAGAGCGAGGGGTTCGACTCAGGCCACGGGGGGAGACGTCAAGTGAAGAGCGCTCTCGCTCCCCTCGCAGGGGCATAAACACCTACCTGTCTCGCTTTGATGATGCAATCAAGCTGCGGGGCCAACTGACCAGTGAGAAGGCGTCTCAGGAGAGCAGCACAGATGTGGACGAGTTCGACTCGTTTCGGCTTTTCCGGTTACTTGGCAGCGTGGTGTTAgccgtgtgtgtgcgcatatttgTCTGTCACTACCTG TCCATATTCGCACCCTTTCTCACCCTGGAACTCGCCTACATGGGCTTATACAAATACTTCCCAaag GTGGACAGGAAGATGAAGACGACGGTGCTGTCTGCGGCGCTGCTCCTCTCAGGGATTCCAGCCGAAGTGATTAGTCGCTCAGCAGAAACCTACAGGACGATGGGAGATGTCTTCTCTGatctctgtgtttattttttcacctTCATCACCTGCCACGAGATCATCACTGCTTTCTCCTCTCATTCCACCTAA